In Triticum aestivum cultivar Chinese Spring chromosome 5B, IWGSC CS RefSeq v2.1, whole genome shotgun sequence, the following proteins share a genomic window:
- the LOC123114532 gene encoding putative disease resistance protein RGA3 yields MVGSNNTMSNTLKEMAAELDNITNQNRHSICMPDNSSSVKQVPDIRETISDVEEGLIIGRTEEILEIVATLCGSITLDNKVTILPIYGIGGVGKTTLAQLVFNDSQFAGYSRAWIYVSQNLDLNKIGNSIISQLSEESHITNKQMIYKKLSGLFAGKKILIVLDDVWETNPRSLKDLKSMLRPAVGSMLTVIVTTRDEAIAREICHTVGPYKLETLTNNSCWKIIKQKTAFKDRGDKKQLKHIGKEIANKCGGVALAAQSLGYTLKGKMSDEWESVRDNYIWNLSSSEDPSSTDHEVLASLLLSYSRMPDWLKLCFSYCAVFPKGHSIVKYDLIYQWIALGFTEQSDVFDSMQLCEKYVAQLLGMSFLQYSKTQPSDDCTLPWTLRKRELHALGGGPLISGQSVGDLMPTVLATSD; encoded by the exons ATGGTTGGTTCCAATAATACAATGTCTAATACGTTGAAGGAGATGGCAGCTGAACTGGACAATATAACAAATCAAAACCGGCATTCCATTTGTATGCCAGACAATAGCTCTAGTGTAAAACAAGTTCCTGACATACGAGAAACAATTTCGGATGTGGAGGAAGGACTGATCATTGGCAGGACTGAAGAAATATTGGAAATAGTGGCTACTTTATGTGGGAGCATCACACTAGATAACAAGGTCACCATCCTTCCAATATATGGCATTGGAGGAGTTGGCAAGACAACCCTAGCTCAGTTAGTTTTCAATGATTCTCAATTCGCAGGCTACTCTCGGGCATGGATCTATGTGTCCCAAAATCTCGATTTGAATAAAATTGGCAATTCTATTATATCACAGCTATCAGAGGAGAGCCATATAACTAACAAGCAGATGATATATAAGAAGCTGAGCGGGTTATTTGCTGGTAAGAAGATTCTTATTGTCTTAGATGACGTGTGGGAGACAAATCCACGTAGTCTAAAGGATTTGAAGTCCATGCTAAGACCTGCTGTGGGTAGCATGCTGACAGTTATCGTAACCACAAGAGATGAAGCCATTGCAAGGGAAATTTGCCATACAGTTGGGCCATACAAGCTAGAGACGTTAACAAATAATAGTTGCTGGAAAATAATAAAGCAGAAAACTGCCTTTAAAGACCGAGGCGACaaaaaacagttgaagcatatagGAAAGGAGATTGCAAACAAGTGTGGAGGTGTGGCTTTGGCGGCTCAATCACTGGGATACACACTGAAGGGGAAGATGTCTGATGAATGGGAATCAGTGAGAGACAATTATATATGGAATCTATCTAGTTCGGAGGACCCATCATCAACAGACCATGAAGTGCTTGCATCCTTGCTGCTAAGCTATAGCCGTATGCCTGATTGGTTGAAGTTATGCTTTTCCTATTGTGCAGTCTTTCCAAAAGGTCACAGTATAGTGAAGTATGATCTAATTTACCAATGGATTGCACTTGGATTCACAGAGCAATCTGATGTATTTGATTCTATGCAGCTCTGCGAGAAATATGTTGCACAACTCTTGGGGATGTCCTTCCTTCAATATTCAAAGACACAACCTTCG GATGACTgcacccttccctggaccctgcgcaagcgggagctacatgcactggggggTGGCCCACTCATTTCTGGACAGTCCGTCGGAGACCTTATGCCCACGGTGCTCGCTACTAGTGATTGA